Genomic window (Sulfurimonas sp.):
TAAATGTAAAAATAAGTAAAAATATTCAGATTGAAGCCAAAAAAATAGGAATAAATATAAATGAAGTTGTGAGGTACTTTGATAACAAAAAAGAAAGTTCAAAAGAATCTAAGAATATTACCTTTAGTGCGCAAGATAGCTATATTTACATCTCTAAAGATAGGCGTGCTATCTCTGATGATATCGAACTACAATACTTTAACAATGTTGTTAATGCACAATTAAGACATAAAAATGCACATGCTGGTTTTGAGCTAAAAGATAAGAAATTTTATCTATTTGGAGAAAATTTCAATGATAAATTTATGGAGAATTTATTTGCTTTATCAAAATTTAAAGATGGAACGCTATCTTTTTCCATGTCAGGCTCAACACAAGAATACGATGGTCTTTTGTACATCAAAGAAACAACGATACTTGATTATAAAATTTTAAACAATATTCTTGCTTTTGTAAACACTATACCCTCTCTAGTAACATTTTCTCTTCCTGGATACAGTAAAAAAGGCTTAGAAGTAAAAAGTGCTTACATAAATTTTCACTCTAAAGATGATATTTTAGATATTAAACATATAGCTCTTGATTCTAAAGAAATAGATATTGTAGGAAATGGAAAAGCAAGTTTTAAATACGACACTATAAATGTAAACTTAAATTTAAAAACAGACTTAGGAAGTGGTATTTCAAAAATACCTGTAGTTGGATTTATACTTTTAGATGGAGATACTATATCTACATCAATGAATATTGAGGGTAAATTAAGTGATCCAACTATAAAAAGTCTTATTGCTCAAGATATTGTTATTGCTCCATTAAACATATTAATTAGAGCTCTAACATTTCCTTTTCATCTCTTTAATAGCAAAGATGACAATAAAACCAACTAAATAGTTTTACTCATTTCTTAAAACAGTTAAAATATCAACCTCACTTGCTTTTTTTGCTGGATAAAATGATGAGGCAATTACAATAACAAATGCTCCACTAACTATAAGAAAAAAATCTTTTAAACTCAAATCTAAAGGAAGCGTGGTCGTCGGATAAACATCTTTTGGCAAAGATATAATATCAAAACTACTTAAAATCCATAAGCCTCCCATACCAAAAATAACTCCTGAAAATATTCCCGCTATTCCTATCGCAATACCAAGGTATAAAAATACCTTTTTTATCTCACTTGTAGTTGCGCCTAAAGATAAAAGAAGAGCTATTTCACTTCGTCTATTCATAACCGTCATAAGTAAAGATGAGATTATATTTATAGATGCTATAAGTATAATAAGCATTAAAACTATAAATAAAGATGCTTTTTCTAACTCTAATGCCGCAAAAAAATTAAGATTATCTTCCCACCAACCTTTAATGCTAACGCTCATTGGTAAAACTTCTTTGATTCTTAAAATATCATCATGAGGATTCTCTGAAAATATATGTATTCCATCAAACTGATTAGATGGTAGATGCAACATCGCTTGCATAGATGCGAGCGATGTATAGCTGTAGGCTTTGTCATAAGCGCTTAATCCAGAGTCAAAAACACCTTTAACCTTAAATCGCTTTATCTTTGGTGTAATAGATAGTCCACCTGGCTCTACAGTAGTAAAAATATACATCAATCTATCATCTGTAAATATATTAAATTCTTCTTTTAAACTTTTACCAATAAGCACATCAAATTTTGAATAATTACTATTTTTAATTGCTTTTGCTAAAATACTATTTACTTTAGCTTCATCTTTAAAGTTTACTCCAAAGATGTAGCCACCTTCTAGTTTTGTTCCACTTCTTGCCATTACAGCTGACTGAACATAAGGACTAAATTTTAAATCTGGAAATTTTAATTCTAAATCAAGTAAAAGATTTTCATTTACTGCGCCATAAAATTTTGGAATTACAGTAAGAGGATAGTTCATGATGGTTAGTTTTTTTCTAAATTCTTTATCGAAACCATTCATTAGCGCCATAGCAATCAAAAGAACCATTACTCCAAGAGTAATTCCCATAAATGCTAAAAGTGCTGATAAAAAGATAAATGGCTGATCTTTGTCAAAGCGTAAAAAACGCTTGACAAGATAGGGGACTATTGATTTACTCAAGAAGCAAAAGCACCTTTTTTGGTCCACTTTTACCACAACATTGTTTGTATTTTTTTCCACTTCCGCAAGGGCAAGGTTCATTTCTTGATACTTTTTTAACGCTGACTTTTTCATTGTCTTTTGATTTATGGTTAAGTTCTCTTGCGGCTTCATCTAGTTTTCTTTGTAGCTCTAACTGCTGAGCAACCTCGGCCGCTTCATCTTCTGGAGATTCCATTCTAAACTGAATAATTTGAAGAGTTTTAATAGTATTAAATTTAATATCTTTTATAAGTTCTGTAAAAAGATTATAACTCTCTTTTTTATACTCAACAAGAGGGTCTTTTTGGTTGTATGCACGAAGTCTAATACCTGTTTTCATAGTATCCATGGAGTACAGATGCTCTCTCCACGCATTATCTAACTCTTTTAAATACAACTCTCTTGCTATTTCATGCTGTATATGTTCTTCTAAAACACTCATTTTATCATTGTATGATTTTTTAATCTCAGTTGTGATTTTTTCTTGAAGTTCTTCAAAATCTAAAGATTCATAATCTTGTAAACTTAGATCAAGATTTATCTCTTCTTTTACAACTTCAAGTAATTTTTTAAGGTTAAAGTCTTCTCTTGCTCCACCATCAAAAATATCACAATTATTTAAAATATTGTCAACATACTCAACTCTAACTTCATCAATCTTCTCAATTATATCAAAGTCCGAATCTAGAAGCTGATTTCTAAATTTATATACGATTTTTCTTTGTTCATTTGCAACATCATCATATTCAACAATCTGTTTTCTACCCTCATAGTGCATGTTTTCAACTTTTTTCTGAGCTTTTTCAACTGCACGAGTAACCATTTTAGACTCTATAAACTCTCCATCTTCAACACCAAGTCGCTCCATTATAGACTTAATTTTATCACTTCCAAAAATACGCAAGAGGTTGTCTTCTAAAGATAAGTAAAATTGTGTAGTTCCTGCATTACCTTGTCGTCCACTACGACCACGAAGTTGATTGTCAATACGGCGATTTTCATGTCGTTCTGTACCTACTATATATAAACCACCAAGCTCTTCTACTTCAGCATTTACTTTGATATCAACACCACGCCCTGCCATGTTAGTTGCAATAGTTACAGCACCTTTAACACCAGCATTTTTAATAATTTCACCCTCTTGTTCGTGATTTTTAGCATTTAACACAGTATGGGCAATTTTTTCTTTCTTTAAAACATCATGTAAATCTTCTGATTTTTCTATAGACGCAGTACCAATTAGTATTGGTTGACCTGTTTTAGATAATTTTTTTATAATCTCTATAACAGCATTAAATTTTTCTTTTTCTGTTTTGTAGATTAAATCGTTTAAGTCTTCTCTTGTTATTGGTATATTTGTAGGAATAGAAACAACATCTAATGAATAAATTTGAGCAAACTCAGCAGCTTCTGTTTCTGCTGTTCCTGTCATTCCAGCTAGTTTATCATACATTCTAAAGTAATTTTGGAATGTAATATCTGCTAGAGTTTGGGTTTCTTCTTTAATCTCAACTTTTTCTTTTGCTTCTAGTGCTTGATGAAGTCCTTCACTAAAACGACGACCTTCACTAAGTCTTCCTGTAAATTCATCAACGATTACAACTTCACCGCTATTAACTACATAATCAACATCTTTTTCAAACAAGTAGTTTGCTTTAAGTGCTTGATCAAGAGCATGAGGTAAAGAAGCATTTTCAACACTATAAAGGTTTTCAACCCCAAAAAGTTCTTCAGCCTTAGTGATTCCATCTTCTGTAATAAGAACTACCTTGTCTTTTTCATCAACCGTAAAATGCTCATCTTTTGTTAACTTTAGAGCTATACCATTAGCATCTGCATAATCTTGCATCGTTCTGTTTGTTGGTCCAGATATTATAAGTGGCGTTCTTGCTTCATCAATTAAAATACTATCGACTTCATCAACTATAACAAAATTATGATATTTTTGAGCCATTTGCTCTGCTGAATAGCTCATGTTATCTCTTAGATAATCAAATCCGAACTCATTATTTGTTCCATATGTTATATCACAACAATATGCTTGTATCTTTTCTTCTGGGGTTGCATTACTTTCAAGAACTGTTCCAACAGAAAATCCTAAGAAGGTATAGAGTACACCCATTTCTATGGCATCTCTAGATGCTAGATAATCATTTACTGTCACTAAATGAACACCTTTAGCACTTAAAGCATTTAAAACAATAGCTAGTGTCGCAACAAGTGTTTTACCCTCACCTGTTTTCATTTCAGCTATTCTACCTTCATGTAAAACCATTCCACCAATCAGCTGAACATCAAAGTGCCTCATCTCTAAAACTCTTTTACTTACTTCTCTTGTTATTGCAAAAGAGTCCTCAAGTACATCATTTAAAGTTTTCTCTTCATTTTTAACAGCATCTCTTATCTCATCAAATGCTTTTTTTAATTCATCATCACTTAAAGCTTCATATTGAGCTTCCAATGCATTTATATTTTTTACTCTTTTTGAATATTTTTTTAACTCTCGATCATTTGAAGTACCAAAAATTTTACCCATTAATGCTTGTAGCATTCGCATACCTTATTATTAAAATTACTTTTATTTTAGCATAGTAATAATTACAATTTGCATAAATTTGATATAATTTCTAAAACAAGGAATTTTATGAAATATATTTTAACGCTACTTCTATCTTCAAGTCTTAGTTTTGCATCTATAGATGCACTAAAATCTTTTGAAGCAAACTTTACTCAAACCATAACAGATGATAAAAAAAAGTCTTTAGTTTATGAAGGTCATATTGTAGCATCTGCCCCGCAAAATGCTCTTTGGAACTACTATAAGCCAATAAAAAAAGATGTTTATATCAATAGGTTTAGAGTTGTAATAGTTGAACCTGAAATAGAGCAAGTTATTATAAGAAATATAGAGTCTGATTTTGATTTTTTTAGAATGATAAAAAGTGCAAAAAAGATAAATGAAAATACTTATGAGGCAAAATATAGAGAATCAAGATTTATCATTACTATAAACAAAGATATTATTGAATCTATCTCATATATTGATGAATTTGAAAATAATGTTAAAATAATTTTTAGTAATCAGGAGCAAAATAAAAAAATTGATAAAAAAATATTTATTCCAAAATATCCTTTAGACTTTGATGTTATAAGAGATTAAAAAAAAAGGGCATACCCCACTTAACGCTTTAGCGACGGGGGCATCGGCATTTAGTGCCAGAAGCCCTTTTTTTATTTAATCATTGCAGATAGTTCTTCTTTACTGATTTTATTAAAGTTAAGATATTTATAAATCTCATCAGTCATTTCTGGTTTGATTTTATCTTTAACTATTTCAAGATACTCAGAAGCTGAAGGTAATTCACCTTTAAGAGCTACAACAGCTGCAAGTTCAGCAGACCCAAGATAAACTTGAGAACCTTTACCTAGTCTGTTATCAAAGTTTCTTGTTGAAGTTGAGAATACATAAGCATTAACAGCAACTGAAGCTTGGTTACCCATACATAAAGAACAACCTGGGATTTCTGTTCTAGCCCCAGCCATACCAAATACAGAGTAATAACCCTCTTCTTGAAGAGTTTTCTCATCCATTTTTGTTGGAGGACAAATCCAAAGCTTGTTTGCAACTGCACCCTCACCTTTAAGAATTTCACCAGCAGCACGGAAAAGACCGATATTTGTCATGCAAGAACCAACAAATACTTCATCAATTTTTGTATGCATACCCTGCGCATGAATTTCACTTAATGATTTAACATCATCTGGATCATTTGGACAAGCTAAAATTGGCTCAGTAATCTTATCCATATCTATTTCAATAATTGCTGCATACTCTGCATCTGCGTCAGCTTTTAAAAGCTCAGGATTAGCAATCCATGCTTTCATTTTATCAGCTCTTCTTTGTAGAGTTGCAGCGTCTTGATAACCTTGAGAAATCAACTCTTCTATTAGTACTATATTTGATTCTAAGTACTCAATAATTGGCTCTTTATTAAGACTAACAGCACAAGCAGCAGCTGAACGCTCTGCTGATGCATCTGAAAGCTCAAATGCTTGTTCAACTTTTAAATCTGGAAGACCTTCAATCTCTAAAACACGACCAGCAAAGATATTTTTCTTGCCAGCTTTAGCGACAGTTAATAAGCCATCTTTAATTGCTTGATGAGGAATAGCATTTACCATATCACGAAGAGTGATACCTGGTTGCAAACTACCTTTAAATCTAACAAGAACAGACTCTGGCATAGTAAGTGGCATCATACCAGTTACACCAGCAAATGCTACAAGACCAGAACCAGCTGGAAAAGATATACCAATTGGGAAACGAGTATGTGAATCTCCACCCGTACCTACTGTATCTGGCATACAAAGTCTATTTAACCAAGAGTGAATTACTCCATCACCTGGACGAAGTATAAAACCTTTTCTTTCAGTCCAAAATTTTGGAAGAGTATGTTGAAGATTTATATCTGCTGGCTTTGGATAAGCAGCAGTATGACAGAATGATTGCATAACCATATCTGCGCCAAAATTCAGAGCAGCAAGTTCTTTTACTTCATCTCTAGTCATTGGACCTGTTGTATCTTGAGAACCTACAGTTGTAGCAATTGGCTCACAGTAAACATTTGGTTTTATACCTTCAACACCACAAGCACGACCAACCATTTTTTGTGCCAATGTGAAGCCTTTTCCATTATCAGCAGGTTGAGCAGGAGTCATAAATAAATCTCCAGCATCTAAGCCCAATGCTTCTCTAGCTTTTGCAGTAAGACCTTTACCGATAATAAGTGGAATACGACCACCTGCTCTCATCTCATCAGGAAGAGTATTTGGAGCAAGTTCATAAGTAGAAACTACTTTTCCATCTTTCTCAATTGTACCGTCAAATGGTTTAACTGTGATAACATCACCTGTATTTAGTTCTGAAGTTGGTGCTTGAATAGGGATACATCCTGAATCTTCTGCAGTATTGAAGAAGATTGGAGCAATAATATCACCAATAACGATACCACCTGTTCTTTTATTTGGAATACCTTTAATATCAACACCCATATGCCATTGAACAGAGTTAATACCAGATTTACGAGAAGAACCAGTACCAACAACATCACCAACATATGCTAATGGGTAACCTTTTTCTTTTAGTTTTTCTATCATTTGCAGTGGATTTTCCATTCTGCTAACTAAAAATGCTTTTGCGTGAACAGGAATATCTGCTCTTGTAAAAGCTTCAGATGCTGGAGATAAATCATCAGTATTTGTTTCACCTGGAATCTTATATACTGTTACTGTAATCTCTTTAGACATTGCAGGTTTGTTTGTGAACCATTCGCCATTTGCCCAAGATTCAATAACCTCTTTAGCCTTAGCATTTCCAGAATCCATAAGTGCTTTTACATCATTAAATACATCATATACTAGGATTGTGTTTTTAAGTTGTTCAGCAGCACTGTTTGCAACATCAGCATCAAGTTTAAGTGCTTCAACTAATGGAGTAACATTAAATCCACCAAGCATAAGACCTAAAATCTCACATGCTTTTACAGCATTTATAGCATCACAAGCAACATTTCCTTGTACTACATCATTTAAAAATGCAGCTTTTACATAAGCAGCATCATCAACACCAGCAGGAATTTTATCTTGGAAAATATCCATTAAATAATCTTGCTCCGCAATAGGTGAAGCTTTTAATAATTCAACAAGTTCAGCTGTTTGTTCAGCAGTTAGAGCTAATGGAGGAACACCCTCGTCTTCTCTTTGTGCCGTATGTACTTTATAGTCTTCAATAAACGCCATAATAATCCTTATTTTATTAAATTTATAAGAAGGATTATATCTAAAAAAATTATATAGAAATGATTAGTGTTACTTATTGTAGCTTTATTTTTTGATGTGTTAAGAATTGTAACATAAACAAAAATAAATAGTAAAGAATATTAAAGAATTTCTCGAACACCTTTTGTGTTAGTTGAAGATAAAACACCTTCACTCTCAAGCTGCTCTATTATCCTTGCTGAACGGTTATAACCTATTTGTAGTTTTCTTTGAAGATACGAAATAGATGTTTTTCTGTCTGTAATTATCACATATTTTGCTTCGTCATATAAC
Coding sequences:
- the lolA gene encoding LolA-like outer membrane lipoprotein chaperone → MKYILTLLLSSSLSFASIDALKSFEANFTQTITDDKKKSLVYEGHIVASAPQNALWNYYKPIKKDVYINRFRVVIVEPEIEQVIIRNIESDFDFFRMIKSAKKINENTYEAKYRESRFIITINKDIIESISYIDEFENNVKIIFSNQEQNKKIDKKIFIPKYPLDFDVIRD
- the secA gene encoding preprotein translocase subunit SecA, producing MLQALMGKIFGTSNDRELKKYSKRVKNINALEAQYEALSDDELKKAFDEIRDAVKNEEKTLNDVLEDSFAITREVSKRVLEMRHFDVQLIGGMVLHEGRIAEMKTGEGKTLVATLAIVLNALSAKGVHLVTVNDYLASRDAIEMGVLYTFLGFSVGTVLESNATPEEKIQAYCCDITYGTNNEFGFDYLRDNMSYSAEQMAQKYHNFVIVDEVDSILIDEARTPLIISGPTNRTMQDYADANGIALKLTKDEHFTVDEKDKVVLITEDGITKAEELFGVENLYSVENASLPHALDQALKANYLFEKDVDYVVNSGEVVIVDEFTGRLSEGRRFSEGLHQALEAKEKVEIKEETQTLADITFQNYFRMYDKLAGMTGTAETEAAEFAQIYSLDVVSIPTNIPITREDLNDLIYKTEKEKFNAVIEIIKKLSKTGQPILIGTASIEKSEDLHDVLKKEKIAHTVLNAKNHEQEGEIIKNAGVKGAVTIATNMAGRGVDIKVNAEVEELGGLYIVGTERHENRRIDNQLRGRSGRQGNAGTTQFYLSLEDNLLRIFGSDKIKSIMERLGVEDGEFIESKMVTRAVEKAQKKVENMHYEGRKQIVEYDDVANEQRKIVYKFRNQLLDSDFDIIEKIDEVRVEYVDNILNNCDIFDGGAREDFNLKKLLEVVKEEINLDLSLQDYESLDFEELQEKITTEIKKSYNDKMSVLEEHIQHEIARELYLKELDNAWREHLYSMDTMKTGIRLRAYNQKDPLVEYKKESYNLFTELIKDIKFNTIKTLQIIQFRMESPEDEAAEVAQQLELQRKLDEAARELNHKSKDNEKVSVKKVSRNEPCPCGSGKKYKQCCGKSGPKKVLLLLE
- the acnB gene encoding bifunctional aconitate hydratase 2/2-methylisocitrate dehydratase; translated protein: MAFIEDYKVHTAQREDEGVPPLALTAEQTAELVELLKASPIAEQDYLMDIFQDKIPAGVDDAAYVKAAFLNDVVQGNVACDAINAVKACEILGLMLGGFNVTPLVEALKLDADVANSAAEQLKNTILVYDVFNDVKALMDSGNAKAKEVIESWANGEWFTNKPAMSKEITVTVYKIPGETNTDDLSPASEAFTRADIPVHAKAFLVSRMENPLQMIEKLKEKGYPLAYVGDVVGTGSSRKSGINSVQWHMGVDIKGIPNKRTGGIVIGDIIAPIFFNTAEDSGCIPIQAPTSELNTGDVITVKPFDGTIEKDGKVVSTYELAPNTLPDEMRAGGRIPLIIGKGLTAKAREALGLDAGDLFMTPAQPADNGKGFTLAQKMVGRACGVEGIKPNVYCEPIATTVGSQDTTGPMTRDEVKELAALNFGADMVMQSFCHTAAYPKPADINLQHTLPKFWTERKGFILRPGDGVIHSWLNRLCMPDTVGTGGDSHTRFPIGISFPAGSGLVAFAGVTGMMPLTMPESVLVRFKGSLQPGITLRDMVNAIPHQAIKDGLLTVAKAGKKNIFAGRVLEIEGLPDLKVEQAFELSDASAERSAAACAVSLNKEPIIEYLESNIVLIEELISQGYQDAATLQRRADKMKAWIANPELLKADADAEYAAIIEIDMDKITEPILACPNDPDDVKSLSEIHAQGMHTKIDEVFVGSCMTNIGLFRAAGEILKGEGAVANKLWICPPTKMDEKTLQEEGYYSVFGMAGARTEIPGCSLCMGNQASVAVNAYVFSTSTRNFDNRLGKGSQVYLGSAELAAVVALKGELPSASEYLEIVKDKIKPEMTDEIYKYLNFNKISKEELSAMIK
- a CDS encoding ABC transporter permease, which translates into the protein MSKSIVPYLVKRFLRFDKDQPFIFLSALLAFMGITLGVMVLLIAMALMNGFDKEFRKKLTIMNYPLTVIPKFYGAVNENLLLDLELKFPDLKFSPYVQSAVMARSGTKLEGGYIFGVNFKDEAKVNSILAKAIKNSNYSKFDVLIGKSLKEEFNIFTDDRLMYIFTTVEPGGLSITPKIKRFKVKGVFDSGLSAYDKAYSYTSLASMQAMLHLPSNQFDGIHIFSENPHDDILRIKEVLPMSVSIKGWWEDNLNFFAALELEKASLFIVLMLIILIASINIISSLLMTVMNRRSEIALLLSLGATTSEIKKVFLYLGIAIGIAGIFSGVIFGMGGLWILSSFDIISLPKDVYPTTTLPLDLSLKDFFLIVSGAFVIVIASSFYPAKKASEVDILTVLRNE